The sequence TGTCAAGGGTGGCGGTGACTGCCATGAAAATATATTTTTGCAATTTCCCAGGTTCTATTCAGCCTGATTTTTTTATTCTTGTTTTTCATAGGCTACTTTACACTATCTTTATTAGGGTATTATGGCATATTTAATGCCTTCCTGTCTGCCAATACTCTCCAGTGCATCAATTGTTTTTGATAATGGATATTCTCCCGTTATGAATTCACTTCCGTCAACCTGCCTTGTTGCAAGAATATCAAGAGCTTTTTTTATATGATAAGGGGTATGGTGATATACAGCTTTTATCTTTATTTCTTCATAATGAAACTTGACGCAATCAATTTTAAAATAAGTTCCTTTCTTCGTCCCTCCAAAAGTGAGTACCTGTCCACCCGGCCTTATCATATTTATTGCATTTTCCCAAGCTTCGGGATATCCAGTTGCCTCTATGGCCACGTCAACACCTTTTGATTCCTCCGTTATGTCTTTAATTCTTTGAGGATAATCTTTATAGGACGCGTTTATTGTTTTTACTGCTCCAAATTTTTCGGCTTGTTTCAGCCTATATTCCGAAAAATCGGCAGCTATTACTCTTGCCCCCTTCAAAGAAGAAAGTTTTACAAACATCAATC is a genomic window of Acidilutibacter cellobiosedens containing:
- a CDS encoding zinc-dependent alcohol dehydrogenase, with translation MNNKKIFINPVWTNVCQYNAVEVGKNVKNFKVGDRAVGANSVPCFHCYFCKRKEYSLCENLQYLNGAYAEYIVIPSQILKYNYLHIPDDLDYKEAALVEPLACVLHGIDEINIKLGDTVAVIGCGPIGLMFVKLSSLKGARVIAADFSEYRLKQAEKFGAVKTINASYKDYPQRIKDITEESKGVDVAIEATGYPEAWENAINMIRPGGQVLTFGGTKKGTYFKIDCVKFHYEEIKIKAVYHHTPYHIKKALDILATRQVDGSEFITGEYPLSKTIDALESIGRQEGIKYAIIP